A region from the Rheinheimera mangrovi genome encodes:
- a CDS encoding TetR/AcrR family transcriptional regulator — MSIRLTKMAENREKLIAAARKAFAEQGYAAASMDHLTAEAGLTRGALYHNFGDKRGLLAAVVDQIDSEMADYAQSVGAKAADIWSGLLAEGAAYIEKALDPEVQRIVLLDGPAVLGDPSQWPSQNRCLQATRAKLEQLIEQGIVKAVDPEAAAMLLNGAALNAALWLASSKDPQTMLPKTLDAFNMLASGFLSKG, encoded by the coding sequence ATGAGCATCCGATTAACCAAAATGGCGGAAAACCGCGAAAAGCTGATTGCAGCGGCACGAAAGGCCTTTGCTGAGCAGGGGTATGCGGCGGCCTCTATGGATCATTTAACCGCTGAAGCTGGCTTAACCCGCGGCGCGTTGTACCATAATTTTGGTGATAAACGTGGTTTGCTTGCTGCTGTGGTGGACCAGATAGATTCTGAAATGGCGGACTATGCACAGTCTGTTGGAGCCAAAGCAGCAGACATCTGGTCAGGTTTATTGGCAGAAGGTGCGGCTTATATAGAAAAAGCTTTGGACCCTGAAGTGCAGCGCATTGTATTGCTGGATGGCCCTGCAGTGTTGGGTGACCCGTCGCAGTGGCCAAGTCAAAATCGTTGCCTGCAGGCGACCAGAGCTAAGCTTGAGCAGTTGATCGAGCAAGGTATTGTCAAAGCAGTAGATCCGGAAGCCGCTGCTATGTTGTTAAACGGTGCGGCATTAAATGCGGCGCTTTGGCTGGCATCCAGTAAAGATCCTCAGACCATGCTGCCAAAAACACTGGACGCTTTTAATATGCTGGCTTCAGGTTTTCTGAGCAAAGGTTAA